A window of Gadus chalcogrammus isolate NIFS_2021 chromosome 2, NIFS_Gcha_1.0, whole genome shotgun sequence genomic DNA:
TGAACGTGTCCTCCACCATCACGGTCCGCTTGGGAAGGAATCCGGATGGAGCTCAGTTCAGGTGTGAGGCGCAGTTGGCCCTTGAACAACAACCTCCTCCACCAATGAtgttccacctcctccacctcagcgTACACTGTGAGTTCTGCAAtgtggaggatgtgtgtgtgtgtgtgtttgtgtggctgtgagtGCAAGCAAGGTTTTGATAAGCATACTCCTAGTTCATGCTTATATATTCTTGAAATTCATGCGTATGTCTCCTTTTGATGTTGCTAGATTAGATTATTTTCACATGCCCTAATATttagtcctctctctctctctctctctctctctctctctctctctctctctctctctctatctctctctatctctatctctatctctttctctttctctttctctttccagaCAAGCCTATCATTAACAAAAAACCAGAGTCAAAGGTTCCAGTCTTCAAGGGATACCCAGTGGAGCTTGTGTGTGAGGCCGACGGCAGACCAGTAGCCGACATCCACTGGTACTCAGCAAAAGGCGACCATGTATCCGGTGGAAACCTTACAGCCATAGAAGCAGGCGTCTGGACCTGCAACGCCACTAATGTGGTGGGTTACAGCGACACagaagtggaggtggtgatgaaaGGTGAGACCATGCTTACTCAATGTCAGGACTAAGAAGGACGAAGGTGATCATGAAAcacaatgtttaaaaaatatgaatggataATGAATATAGATATAGGATTACTAGATACATTTAACAATTAtcataatctataatatataatcGACTGGGTAGGCCGCTGCATTGATCTTGTGACGTCAATATCGGGTGGATTTGGAAATGACTTGTGGTGGCTAATCAACATAACACCTGGTGTAATACTAGTTCTCATCCGTTGAATTCACATTAACGGTGCGTTTTTTATCCCTCTCATCCCAGAGGACTATCTGCCCCTCATAGCCGGCTTTGTGGCCGCAACGGTTCTCATAATCTCGGCCGTCTTTATTTTCTTCTACTCCATCTACTACAAGAACACCAAGATGCGCCGCTACAGTCTCAAGAACCCCAAACCCAGCGTTCTGAACGGCAACGTAGCACACAACAGCTGGGACTCGCAGCTTCCTATGACCAAGCTGTCCTAGCCTTAATAGACACAGGTCTGTCCGAGCGTTAGTACAAGATGTGTACCTCCCCGCATTGAACCGCTCTGAATGATGTTCTCCTTCTGCCACTGGAGATGTTAGTGGTTTTGACTGTAACAGGTGCCACTTGTCAGCCACAACTGGCCGACGCTGGATGTTGATTTTAAACCCTGTCTCAGAAGCATGCTTCCAGCAAGCTTCATGATGTATTGTCTTATAGGGGTCCCCCTCCAACTTTAGTTGAGTTTTATGAATACCACGGACAAAAGCCTCTTCTAATCCAAGACAATCGTGTATACTACTGGATCGTTGCGTTTCTCAAAGTAGTAATGGGAAATGATCTCAAAGGGAATAACTGAAGgaaatctttattttattttatatgattgtGATAGTTGGTAGCTCCAATCCACAACTTTCAATAGTTCGAACGTTTGTTATGAACAATCAGAAGGTGTGTTTTTCTAAGATTGCTGTTAGATTGAACCAACAAAGAGTGCACTGGTCTATTGCCTGCCTACTTCTCTGCTAAAGGGCAGCAATGAATCACTGCAAATATGATTCATACCAGCGTCATTATTATGGTTAAAATTAGCCTAAATTTCAGAGAACCATGTTTCCATCACTATGCTAAGAAGCCAAACACTGTGCACTATTGGTGGTTTAAGTGCCTGGTCCCTTTATTCAATGTGCTGTTCTTGACTTTTTGGACTTCTGAGTCCTGTTGTTGCCTGCATAATTGTCTGGTATTGCAGGGTATTCTGCTAAAAaccttttgtatatttttttaggTTATGtgagtattttttattttttttattaaattgatatgaaaaatatatgtaaatgtTCTATCAATTGGACTGCAAGCTAAGTAATGTAATTAGTCAGATAAATCAAGGGACCTTATATGTATGTAATTTAAAGAAACAGTCTAGTCTatactatatacagtatattttatgaataaagcagttaaagtgtaattccggcgaaaaTTTAACCCAGGTTCTTTTTCGGCATGAAAACCCATAAAATAAGAACTCCAGACACTTTTTTCCCCGTTGCCAATAGAGTAAAGCACTTGCCCAAAGTTGCCCTGAGCAGTGCAACAGCACAAATGGCTGCCAAGTTATTGGCTAGGGGCACAGCGAACGCTTCCtaatctgtgtttttttaaccatattgctaaaaatagcaccaaacctctgcagtagcatgattagggtccctacacataaaacgaagcatcaACAAGTTAGTTAGCGTACCGGGAGTATATTAAAAAAGACTGTTTTCCAAGTCTATGCCTTACCGGTAGGTTgtgtttccaggaagtccactCGATTACCGGCTACCGTTAATAATTTAATAGAGGCGCCTACAAATACTCAGTCTATACTCTATTATCAACGAAAAAAAATGTCTGGGGGGCTAATTTTATGCGTTTTAATGCCGAAAAATACCCTGGGTTTAATTTTCGCCGGAATTAGACTTTAAGGAAGGGAAGAATCGGAAATACTGTTGCTAATGCCTAGCGCGTTGTTGTCGCAAAAATGAGTATATAGGTctttatatttaaatatcttAAATCTGATGTGATTTACATTATGTCTGAAATGTATGATATAAAGATTTCTGGAAAACCGAGCACAACCACAAACATTGAGCCTATCAATGACTATATAACCAGGTATTTTGGTAAATTATAACTGTATGAAGAAGGAAGAGCTAGGCTACTCTTTTTTGCGTATACTGCTGTGAATATATTTTTGTGACTTTTTGTAAAATGTTTGACGATTACACTTTTTGCTATTGgctttattgttatttttcagCCAGTCAATACTGCTTCCGATATTGCTGATATTGTACTTGTTAGAGATATAACACTAATCATTAAATTGCTTTGGTCTCTTAACCTACAAGCACCTCTGTGGCGGTGTCCAATTTCAGGCAACTCCACCGCCACCTATAGGTGTACATTATTTCTACTACACCACACAGATAAAATGTTAATAAAAAGTAACTTCACAAAATATCGAAAAAGGCACATTTCTAAAAGGTCATTTCGAGTCAGCTGTCTCAAGTCTAAGTTAAGTCATGAATACCAAGTCGAGTCTTGCATTAAGGTTTGTCAACCAAAAAGGTTGCAACATTTTTCCGGTTTGTCTCAACCTGTAGGCTATTGCCCTTTTCCGCTATACAGGCGCGGCTGGGATTTCCATTACCGTTACAACCAATATTCCCCCTTTTGTGCTTCCTCCTCTCAATAGCTCACTGAGAGCCgatttatttcatattattcCTGTTTACACTTTGGACTATTATACACCGCTATTTCACAGAGTGCCACACGGTGTCCTTGATATTATTTCAATATGGATATCAGCGATCTAGTGTGACATATTGTCAGAGTGTCTTTACACCCAGACTAATTAGAACGAACTAATCCGTCCAATTTCAACTACCTACTTTGTTTTGTCAAACCAACATCACCGCGGTTCGCTTCTCTTCCTTTATTAGGCTATATAAAGCTTCTAAAGTTATGAAACGAACAAATAATAAAGAATCAAGCTGTTATAGGAACTCTTGCCATAGGCCTACTACTCTCCGTGCATGGCAATGCGTCGCATACAAAATAACATACCTTTTACTGTATTTTTTAGGTAGGCTATATGTTTCTACAATTTGAATTGAGACATCGCGGAAATCTCTGAACAGAAAACCGTCATGATGACGTCATCGAACCCCGCCCGGATCTTAAAAATACTCTGCTGGACTGATCTGCCTTCTTTGGAAATACATATCATCACGCCGACTCAGTTGCAAAGGCAAAGTGTGAGCGGACCTTTGTCAAAGTAGTCTGGTGGTGTTTAGGTGATTCAGTCTAATACCCACCTGTAGCCAGCTTACAACATGTGGCGTGTACGTGCGTGGTTCCTTATTTTTGATGTAGCTATTTTTGTTTCAGGTAAGAACTGGGTTGAACTTTTTTATATTTAGGTCAAATTGATGGAATAGCAACGTTGGAAAGTAGGGCACGATTGCTATGGGTTAGCGGGATTAAAGCAGCTGTTGTGATATGTCTGCTAATTAAACATCCGTAGAGGGAAcgaatgttttttgcatgtAGGGCTGTGTAGTTAGTGTAGTAGGCTACTATACGCAGCAGTGGACCGACCTAACGTTATGTGTTAAGGATCACGCTTCATTGTTTAATCTTTGAATAACTTGATCTCGGCGGCACGTCAATGTATCGTAGTCCGGTGATACAATATGTTTTGAAAAAAGCTTTTGATTCCACCTGTAGGTCAATCTCGGAACAGTTCGTGTCCCCTCGAACTGAGCCCTAGCAGTGTTATTGTCAGGTTCGGAGACCCCGTCTCCGTAAACTGCAGCACATCGCTGGACGAGTTCGAAGGAATGGGATGGGAGGCCCCAGAAGGAGGCACATCCTTGTCAGGAAAATTACAATTTGTCACATGGACATTAGCTTCACTTAAGACGTGGTCAATAAAACCAATATGCTACATAACTACCATTGATCAAATTCAATGTGTGCAGGATTTAGAAGTCACTGTCTACAGTAAGTACAACTTTATATAGGCTACCTGTCCAACAACATTGTTTCAAATTGTATGGCCATTttatcaaacacaaacattttttatgttttgctttCAGAAATGCCGGACAGTGTGTCAATCTTCCAGCCAAATTTAACTGGGCCCATGGAGGCCGGTAGGACTTACCGGCTGCAGTGTGACATCCGAAACGTTGCGCCAGTGAGAAACCTCTCTTTGACCTGGTACAGAGGAACTGAGATCATCAAGACTGAGATGCGTTACAACGATAGTGCAACGCCTCAGAATGAGTCATTTTCTCTGCTGATAACCGCCAAGAAGGAATATGATGGACTCCAAATCCAATGCAAAGTGCAAATGAATCTGGGAGTTTCTGGCCCAGAATTGTCTCCAATAAAGTCAGAACCATTTGACATGGTGGTACATTGTGAGTCTCTCAAGTCACTTGCTTCAGAAACACTGTAGATGGGTGAAATTGTAAAATTTGATTTTAGTTAGATTTCTATTCctattcatttgtttgtttctaTTTCTAAACTTTTTCCCATTTTAATTTGTCAAAGAGCTCTACTACCAGCcatggtggttgtgtgttttataACGTTGTACTCCCTGTAGATCCACCATCCTTCACCAGTCCTCAACAAGAGATCCTGGACCTCGCAGTGGATGGTAAACCCATCTTGAACTGCAGTTCTGATGGGAACCCCCAGCCTTATTACCGCTTGCTGTCCCCTGCTAGCGATCTGAAGTCTCCAGAGACCAGGGGTGTCTTCAGGCCCCTCTCACCCCTACTTCCCGGCACCTACAACTGCACAGCCACCAACCGTTTGGGATCCGCGACCAAGGTTTTCATCGTCCATAGGAGTAGTAAGTTCCCGTTATTGCTATTTTTGATGGATCTCATTgacaaccctaacccaaccccctcccccaccctaccTCACCAACTACCTTCATTCTTCAGCAGGTAGCGCGGGGAAGACTGCAGGGATCGTAGTGGGAGTGCTCATACTTGTAGGGGTTGCATTGGCTGGTGTGGTTTATTACAAGCAGCGGTCTAAAGCCTAGACGAATCTGGAGTAATAAGCTGAGGGGTCAGCGTCTGTTACGTTTTGAAGAATGTAACGAAAGCTTCCTTCTCCCACAGACAGTTCGGCAACGTTTTGGCTCATAGTCGGACCGGTTTCGGCCCTGGCACTTGTTCTCATTGGCGGTACTGTTTGGGCGACAAGAAGAGGCCACTCACAGAGctctcccaaaacaaacattttgtAAATAGTAATTATGAACGATTAAATGCATGTCCCTTTTTGAGTTTGAGCTGGGGAACACATAGAGGTTTCTACATCACTTGTGAGCATGCAGTCCTCATGCTCTCATATTAAGCCTTATCAAACACATCTTGTGAGCGGATGCTGGGACGGATATGGCGGGCATTTCCtgctttttcaacttttttttaaaccatgAAAGACAATTTACAATTCAACATAAATATCTGTTAACATTTGCAGGATAACGGtgcttattctttttttattttgtgattttacTCTTCTTCATATTCTTGCCAATGATAAAAGTTGTAATGGTGTATTTGAAATATAAATGCAAGCATAATCAGCAACACTTTTTATGTTGTCTTGATGATTTTCTTGTAATTTTAATGTCCAGAACCAACTGACCTTGAGGGAGtttgtttttataattatttttgtaaTCATGATTAGTCCGCTGTTATGAATAACAACATAAGAGGTCACATGAATAAGAAAAGGTCACATAAAACCGATGAAGTTTTGATGAAATGGCATGTATTTGTATGCCGgattgtgtttctttgtttattttcaagtGCACTTTTTAACTTGAGTGTTTAACATGCGGTTTGCTTTTAAGGCTCATGTTATTCATAATTTGTCCTTTGCCAAATAAGTACTATTTAGCTCACATGGTATTTTTTAAGCAAAACATGTTTTGCTTTGATTGCACTAATTTATTTCAATGTGTTGATGTtgaaatgttgatatgtttTGTTTATCATTTATTAGTGTgatttttgaatatatatatgtatatttaatttCTGGTTGTTACAGCACAATTATTAAATACTTTAATGTATGATGTTAGAATCTTATGTTTTGTTTACCTTTTTATGCATGATTTTTTAATGTATGCATTTGTAAGATGCTAATGGGTCACTCACTCTGTAGCATTCTCAGGCAGCATACTGATTAAAGCAAAGTCAAACCAGTGTTTTGCACTGAAGCATGTTTCTCTGCAACCTTTTGTCACCCCCTTGgacctctctttcactctttcatTCTAGAATCCATTAGCCAGTGCCAAGACAGCCATACTAATTAGTGCAAACcaatgtgaatgtaaatcaAAGACTGAGGCAACCGTCCTGTCATGggaatataaaacattttttcacAATTGCGTCCTTCATACTCTCATTTCTTCAGTATTGGATTTTTTCATTAATGTAACGACTGGTAAGAAATAATTCGAACTAGCCTGAAGTCAGAAAGCTATATGCATTTTAGATTAGAAGGTTTGCTTTCCATGCATTCATTGATCCTTTTTTGATTAACTGATGTAATGCCAGGGCTGATGTGCTGTGTGGGATTGTAATCACAGTAGGAGCCCTGCAAGAAAATCGCTTTTGCTTCTAGTTCTGCATGCAGGGAttcaacatacattcattttaaAGCTATAGGATATTAATTCCATTATTTCTATAAAGGTAATATCCCAGATGTTATAGCTTAGTGATTCAGTCTCATGTCACCCTATAAATAACTAGTTTGCAGAATAATTTGTTATGTAAACCCAATTAGTTAAATCCCGGGTCTTAGAGAATCATTCCATTGTTTGGTTGATAAGTAGGCCGTTTGTGGATTATATGACGATTATTAATTTAGTCAGGGTATGTAGCCTACTGAACCTCGGAATTTAAAGTCCGGTTCAACAAGGCCAGCCACCTGTAAGATTTCCCCTCTCTCCTAGATCCCCGCCATCGCTCGGTCGGATGGGAGGGGGCCTTTGTTCAAACATAGTTCAATGTTACGTTGCCAAGCACGGTCAAGTTGGAATTTCTCTGCCGTCCCTCACTGCAATGACGATGGGAAGAAACTCGCTCCAATGGATTTCAGCGATTTGCATGATATACTTAGGTAAGAAAGCGTCTTCAGCACCTCCTAaactgattattttattatatttgatgCAAAGTGTTAGTTAGTGCCTTAATCAGGAGCCTCTACCATTCTTAACCTACTTATCGCAAGGTGACTCATGGTCCCAACACGACGTTCTGTGAGGCTTCGTGTCGAATGTGATGGTGGTCAATAGCCATTCCTTTAGCATGTTTAAAGCGGAGCAAAGTTTCTGAATAATTGAATTTCATACTATGGTTaattttgtgtctgtgtgtggtcgaGTGccgtgcgtgcacgcgtgtttgaactgtgtgtgtgtgtgtgtgtgtgtgtgtgtgtgtgtgtgtgtgtgtgtgtgtgtgtgtgtgtgtgtgtgtgtgcgctccccTGTGCAAAAGCAAACATTACAAATCCAGGTCCTGCATTATAATCGGTGCATTTGTAATCACATCATCACTGTATCTTTAGTGTCAGGGGAAGGTTGCTCCCTGGTCCTCAAGCCCGCCAGAGTGGTGGTGAAGTTCGGGGAGCCCGTGTCAGTCACATGTGAAGCCGCCCGTCGACCTCGAGTACTGGGTTGGGAATCAACAGTCGGCGCAGCCCATACCCAGCAGGACCTCTCGGTCCAGTGGAAGGCAGACAGCCTTATCGATTGGATAGAGGAGCCTATCTGTTATGGAGTATTTTCCACTGCCCCCAGGCAGTGTGAGGAGAAGCTCAACCTGGTCCTCTACAGTGAGTCAACCACTTGTTTGATCTTGTCCGCTCATATAGGCTAGTGTACTAGCCATTTGTTACATAACAAGCATTGATTTCACCTGCTATTGACACACCGTTATTCTCCTCCGTTCTTTCTCAGAAACCCCCGACAGCGTCTCTATCCGCTTAGTGAACCACACTGGCTCCATGAAGGAAGGCAAGGAGTACCAGCTTCTCTGCGAGGTGCAGAACATCGCTCCTGTCCAGTACCTAGTGCTGAGGTGGTACAGGGACCAGACAGAGGTCTATCACAGTGCCTTCACTGAACTCACACAATCCTCTCCGGTGCAAGTCTCCTCCATTCTCTTGATAACTCCAACCAGAGCGGACAATGGAGCCCAGTACAGGTGCGTGGCCGAGCTGGACCTtggaccagaggggccccaGCTGGCTCCTACAGTCTCCTCCGGCACCCTGAATGCCTCCGTACACTGTGAGTTGGAAGCCCTGCATATAtatgtttaaaatataaatgttttcatTAGGATTGAGCTTGTAGAAAACCTTATTTGAGTTTGGAGGCAAGTCAAACATTCTGCTGATgggtgttacgtattttaaataatctaagctacccacacatagactcaatgaagcaggaccaaacatataagccgtaaatactatacatagccacaaggggagcaataccttattggaggctgctccagccacagatagcagcacttttatatatacgaagaagccgaagtcattacgtcaccccggctacgcccactaggccacgcccacttggcggtctcttacctgtgcgcccagtgtgaagagggcagagattaataaccacacgcgcgcagggtcacgggcctctgcccgtggcccatagatcagagatttgcagcgacacccgcgaggggacatgggcctttgcccatgtcccgtagtagccagagttattatctctcacacgtgttccattcTTTAGCTAAGATGGGTCGTATATCCTTGTTCGCAAGATTACAGTCAAAATGTTTAAAGGGTGCAGGTTGCTTGAATAATGCTGCATATGTTGTAACTCTGTGTTGCATAACTTAACAATTCAATCAGAGCAAGTACATTAAAACCATTTTATGAGACTAATACACTGTCAAACTATATCAAGTGGCCATTACACAAACATAGCTCtatgttttaaaacaaaaaagtgtGTTTTTCCCGGTAGATCCCCCAGACTTTCTCAGTCCGGAGCCAGAGATGCTGGACCTggtagtgggggaggaggtcaCCCTAAATTGCAGTGCCAGCGGGTACCCTACGCCCATATACAGTTGGCTGTCAGCCCATACCCTGCAGGAGACCCTGACGGATGAAGCCATCATCACGTCCTCTGCGCTGCTCCCTGGTACCTACACATGCACTGCCTCCAATAGGCTCGACAGCAAGAGCAAGCGCTTTCTGCTCAAGGCCAGATCTAAAGGTAGGAGGGACTCAAGAACAATCAAGtcaatctttattttattttttatgtttatttttttctacataatgtttgttttttgcttAGGTGTGTAGAAAACTGGATCCTGTGAATGCGGTGGCAGCCAAGAAGAACATTGAGAGTATGAGAAGTATTCTTCAGGGGAGAAAATATGTGTCTTCCAGGGAAGGGGTGCCTTGAAAACTCAAAGGATATTTTGGGGGGCCTTAACACGGAGAATCACAGGTCACTTAAAGCGCAGAAGGTGAAGCAACTCTTCAAGGAGTTGTTATTCCCTTGTAACAgatgtgttttatttgaatatAGATGTTCTCAAACCTAATTTGTAGTTTTAAGATATATTGCATCTTTTAGTTTTTGACAAAGAAAGGCTCTTTAAGACTATTAAAAACTATATTACTTACCTTGCTAGACAAAAAGATAATCTATCTGACCTACAAATATATTTAATGtctaaaataatattattatttttttttctgtttcaaaATTAGTATAGAATATGCAAACAAGTGATAGCTAATCCTTTAGAGCATTACTCACCATTATAGTTAGAAAAGTATAAGCGTGTGGAGGTATAACAGTGCCAAATGACCTCAATGCAAAATGGCATGTTGAATTAGTAAAAACGTAATAAAAACATAGCACAATAACAATGCTTGAATATTTGCAATGTCTGCATTGCAATTTGATGCTTGAAAATGTTTATTGTCGAATTTGGTTGATAAAATACCATCTTCATTATTCTGCAGGTACAATGTATTTCAACCTTGCAAATTCAGGTTTAAATTCAGCTTCAAATGCTGTCTTAATATTCACCTTCCGGGTATCACAGAAAGAGCAACAAATTGCCAAGAAAATAACT
This region includes:
- the LOC130404234 gene encoding uncharacterized protein LOC130404234 produces the protein MYIYIGPFWTYQMRVVALLAALLLNLTGPHASSCPLEIEPPRVVVPYGGSFSVLCRALTPLVENIAVEAAHGKQDQNRIQNVTWSFEQVDAWDIVASCFVNLLPSSNYTELQCQNGIPVTVYKYPQNVTITDTEGGSDAGELDEGILRVFRCDVNDVAPAENIIVTWLIGNKIVLSNHHLKGSKDLNDTKKPRDVTSLFSYEPRREDDGLQIRCQVDFNLGPSGPQKPQTSQGLSLRIRYPPEKITQLEDTELEVGSSGTLKCFSDAYPAPTYHWDYYKTGNVQVMDVPGGSHLHINKTTDVNIGNYTCIVANDLKNISKMARVTVKGANSQCPITITPERLVMPYGNQKSVLCENSNEDASRNVIALNWRVDHHIVPGPRLFLDKVLVWDPRAECIGTFSGIGKCSKPFDVTFYKTADSVSIHSINHTGPMLADEEYQLQCDIVNVAPVQNLTVRWYQGDDLLKDQGSLRVTGCPHQNKVECDNQVIRSPVNASSTITVRLGRNPDGAQFRCEAQLALEEQPPPPTNSSVLSLSVHYEPIINRTKLPLRLQVFKGRPTELVCEADGRPAPNIHWVSEKGVRVSGGNLRVTEAGVWTCNATNVVGSSSRAVEVTVLVKETADQVLIHPLGHTGPMLADKEYQLQCDIVNVAPVQNLIVRWYQDDDLLKDQGSLRVTGCPHQNKVECDNQVIRSPVNVSSTITVRLGRNPDGAQFRCEAQLALEQQPPPPMMFHLLHLSVHYKPIINKKPESKVPVFKGYPVELVCEADGRPVADIHWYSAKGDHVSGGNLTAIEAGVWTCNATNVVGYSDTEVEVVMKEDYLPLIAGFVAATVLIISAVFIFFYSIYYKNTKMRRYSLKNPKPSVLNGNVAHNSWDSQLPMTKLSYHNWPTLDVDFKPCQSRNSSCPLELSPSSVIVRFGDPVSVNCSTSLDEFEGMGWEAPEGGTSLSGKLQFVTWTLASLKTWSIKPICYITTIDQIQCVQDLEVTVYKMPDSVSIFQPNLTGPMEAGRTYRLQCDIRNVAPVRNLSLTWYRGTEIIKTEMRYNDSATPQNESFSLLITAKKEYDGLQIQCKVQMNLGVSGPELSPIKSEPFDMVVHYPPSFTSPQQEILDLAVDGKPILNCSSDGNPQPYYRLLSPASDLKSPETRGVFRPLSPLLPGTYNCTATNRLGSATKVFIVHRSNSSATFWLIVGPVSALALVLIGGTVWATRRGHSQSSPKTNIFPVQQGQPPVRFPLSPRSPPSLGRMGGGLCSNIVQCYVAKHGQVGISLPSLTAMTMGRNSLQWISAICMIYLVSGEGCSLVLKPARVVVKFGEPVSVTCEAARRPRVLGWESTVGAAHTQQDLSVQWKADSLIDWIEEPICYGVFSTAPRQCEEKLNLVLYKTPDSVSIRLVNHTGSMKEGKEYQLLCEVQNIAPVQYLVLRWYRDQTEVYHSAFTELTQSSPVQVSSILLITPTRADNGAQYRCVAELDLGPEGPQLAPTVSSGTLNASVHYPPDFLSPEPEMLDLVVGEEVTLNCSASGYPTPIYSWLSAHTLQETLTDEAIITSSALLPGTYTCTASNRLDSKSKRFLLKARSKGV